From a region of the Mytilus galloprovincialis chromosome 3, xbMytGall1.hap1.1, whole genome shotgun sequence genome:
- the LOC143068560 gene encoding DNA mismatch repair protein Mlh3-like yields the protein MGDRIASLPADVRSLLRTGVAITNVAQCVEELVVNALDAGATCVAIRVDLPCFKIQVVDNGKGIQQDDLQVVGERYSTSKCHEVSDLENLHYFGYRGEALASLRDITSILEINSRSQTSTQTFCKIFQQGRALPISDSTVPRSSAGTTVTVHDLFYNLPVRKKCCNPTLDLEKIRQKVESIALIKPLISLSLRNDVSGHVVLQTHKTNSILNTFTYLFGPGKSKSLTEVYGKEADFAIEGYIGKKGANKKDYQFIYINGRNVLKTKLHKVVNHQLSKSLILRRKLELMTDKFRGHIMNTSPTKTTDQHGIYVLNVTCPYKEYDITFEPAKTLVEFKNFDKLQHCLEKTVTDFLKKHSLHLGILAENFVKKDPKDFIEDKNGKEETWKTDFVGLKFKPEISTKDRNGLFSKIVKRKVISDISSSSTLSESPDTGLTSDEKESNTNDKNDTIDMLKKDELFTPLDQQMKVTTPGSPRPVVMNPTTEIKSNRNGSIRLDKETSKDNTISKRKDSCSDGDLSEDPIPTQERVKMSVKKNIICIDTPIVRETKINVSSLSKLRKRKSSGNSTLLTKSILEKQKKFTKLKEQQRDTAADTLENPDFKSDNCSTEFGEIQTDVPVFTSSLQGLRKLRSKEPGSMKGQISEHSLQALRKYRSQSRATKMDQVTNQPINNAQQGNDMSRTLSSNCEDKSERIVTITEPAPCHLMENSPIKHIKQTLHDSEHLVEDDKSNASVSVFNLTSLKPHEKFLCQPVHGEGVEDDRLNDQANYLKYTNTKYEMQHELQPSTSTDFSKSSPIDIEEACESIENCVAEIENIISKSNNRSNSMNNLQETYKCSPSREYEKFTTITEEKKSKPKSFMSSDRFIQTVHSFLPSEGSQSYNTTQSPPVILTPCGDTVKQGVYTTETKQKSTDADLFYTTLSPQQSVKQISSFTHNQDSIHRPSSSHIATIHKPNCVDDLSDTNISLKNKSRFESMCFDRDIVKKGIELDVEKQDIYETNRKTNEIYSVSKFASKNQDLSFLSYFDVTESETQAVPQTCDNQYICDKNDVPFDVYMQFMCKKAKITYDNEIDSSLVCNETMPDVDESQPFYRQTQEFVVLEDSGIDNNYKEMEISDDEEIGIDINFQKSVPHFERKTSVSPCLSEGFSPIIDTEEFSLSDEDSQNNSGPHFEKIQAIIEQKSQTNSSSSNYFMKIDQTFSKNITVAVDSRLNEKSEDLMEDQHEMPSIYMPKKLFALDSVKSENNPFLDNDNISKEYSATNFEDSCDLPNEILSSSNSTSTNYKPKHSSFNSNSITSNTYWVAQSSDEMLDFNSKNSQQIPNQHCNETDSHGISMSETYELLEVSDTDNVCKDVDIGERQVGHSSPPSSTVRSDAELFSPEGDSELKEVQTQVTKNDSDSTNLVTTPCSKGKIITTEDCFSPDGDSELRNVQLDCKTWIEMTDPVSGTKLYVNTRSGHSVKSTEWTPPEDSIQHQTGNQYTPVHTGRNIPALSPKSSKSLKSLMDQHLSKDDDDLGSIKWKNTDQINGETRKVEDLFKEWENPVFNMPAKSMPTTQISHMTRASTKAHQALNPYVFDKDMLQNFKVLGQVDNKFIACSLQIGESSSSDKEMLCLIDQHAAHERVRLETFTKEAYVVQDGEKTICYTELVSDEELTFPEQVIRVITSFTEEFSRIGIRFSSDKKNRDSIKLHTVPSCFVQKDQSSGKIRKDTSAIKAAEVLIKEYAEVLQDTRGSRGRMPNTIHKALCSQACHGAIKFGDPLTLHECEELLKSLTKCKLPFQCAHGRPSVVPLIQLGDRHQEKKRPNLWKVAKHLQQ from the exons ATGGGGGATAGAATAGCAAGTTTACCAGCTGATGTTAGGTCATTACTGAGGACAGGAGTGGCAATTACAAATGTTGCCCAGTGCGTTGAGGAGTTAGTGGTCAATGCTTTAGATGCAGGTGCCACTTGTGTGGCCATTAGAGTAGACCTACCATGCTTTAAAATTCAAGTGGTAGATAATGGTAAAGGAATACAACAAGATGATCTGCAGGTTGTTGGTGAAAG GTATTCGACCAGTAAATGCCATGAAGTAAGTGATTTAGAAAATTTACATTACTTTGGGTACAGAGGGGAAGCTTTGGCCAGTCTGCGAGATATTACTAGTATATTAGAGATCAACTCTCGCTCACAAACCAGTACTCagactttttgtaaaatattccaaCAAGGGAGAGCACTGCCAATCTCTGATTCTACTGTTCCCAGATCAAGTGCAGGGACCACTGTTACAGTACATGATCTGTTCTACAACTTACCAGTCAGGAAGAAATGCTGTAATCCAACTTTGGACCTGGAAAAGATTCGTCAGAAAGTTGAGAGTATTGCTCTTATAAAACCATTGATTTCATTGTCATTGCGAAATGACGTGTCTGGTCATGTGGTTTTACAAACTCATAAAACAAATAGTATTTTGAATACATTTACTTATCTGTTTGGACCTGGTAAATCCAAAAGTCTGACAGAGGTTTATGGGAAAGAGGCTGATTTTGCTATAGAGGGTTACATAGGGAAAAAAGGTGCCAATAAAAAGGATTATcagtttatttacataaatggGAGAAATGTTCTGAAAACAAAATTACATAAAGTTGTCAATCATCAACTATCAAAGTCATTGATATTGAGAAGAAAACTTGAGCTAATGACTGACAAATTCAGGGGTCACATTATGAATACAAGCCCAACTAAGACTACTGATCAACATGGTATTTATGTATTGAATGTTACCTGTCCTTACAAAGAATATGACATAACATTTGAACCAGCCAAAACCCTTGTTGAATTCAAAAACTTTGATAAGCTTCAACATTGCTTAGAAAAAACTGTGACTGATTTTCTAAAGAAGCACAGTCTTCACTTAGGGATTCTTGCAGAAAATTTTGTGAAGAAAGATCCTAAGGATTTTATCGAGGACAAAAATGGAAAAGAAGAAACATGGAAGACAGACTTTGTTGGGCTGAAATTTAAACCAGAAATAAGTACAAAAGATAGAAATGGATTGTTTTCGAAAATTGTGAAAAGAAAAGTAATATCTGACATATCATCATCTAGTACATTAAGTGAAAGTCCTGACACTGGTTTAACTAGTGATGAAAAAGAATCaaatacaaatgataaaaacGATACCATTGATATGTTAAAAAAGGATGAACTTTTTACTCCTTTAGATCAGCAAATGAAGGTAACAACTCCAGGTTCTCCCAGACCtgttgttatgaatccaactacagaaataaaatcaaatagaAATGGAAGCATACGTTTGGATAAAGAAACCAGTAAGGACAACACAATTTCTAAAAGAAAAGATAGCTGCAGTGATGGTGATTTAAGTGAAGATCCAATACCAACCCAAGAAAGAGTCAAAATGTCGGTCAAGAAAAACATTATTTGTATTGATACACCTATAGTAAGGGAAACTAAAATTAACGTGTCATCTTTATCTAAACTCAGAAAAAGAAAAAGTTCAGGAAATAGTACTTTATTAACAAAGAGCATtctagaaaaacaaaagaaatttacaaAGTTAAAAGAACAACAGAGAGACACTGCAGCTGATACTTTAGAAAACCCAGACTTCAAAAGCGACAATTGTAGTACTGAGTTTGGAGAAATACAAACTGATGTACCTGTTTTCACCTCTTCACTTCAAGGACTAAGGAAGCTTAGAAGTAAAGAACCTGGTAGTATGAAAGGTCAGATATCTGAACATTCTCTTCAAGCTCTACGAAAATATAGGTCACAAAGTCGGGCAACAAAAATGGATCAAGTTActaaccaaccaataaataatgCACAACAAGGTAATGATATGTCAAGAACCTTGTCAAGTAATTGTGAAGACAAAAGTGAAAGAATTGTCACTATCACTGAACCTGCTCCTTGTCATTTGATGGAAAATTCACCtattaaacatattaaacaaacTCTTCATGACAGTGAACACTTGGTTGAAGATGACAAAAGCAACGCATCAGTTTCTGTTTTTAACTTGACATCTTTGAAACCTCATGAAAAATTCCTTTGCCAACCTGTTCATGGAGAAGGGGTTGAAGATGATAGATTAAATGATCAGGCAAATTATTTGAAGTATAccaatacaaaatatgaaatgcaaCATGAACTTCAACCATCAACTAGTACAGATTTCTCAAAGTCCAGTCCAATTGACATTGAAGAGGCATGTGAGTCCATTGAAAACTGTGTTgcagaaattgaaaatataatttcaaaatcaaataatagAAGTAATTCAATGAATAATTTACAAGAGACATATAAATGTTCACCATCAAGGgaatatgaaaaatttacaacCATAACAGAGGAGAAAAAGAGCAAACCCAAGTCTTTCATGAGTTCTGATAGATTCATACAAACTGTCCATTCATTTTTACCATCAGAAGGTAGTCAAAGTTACAATACGACACAATCTCCACCAGTTATACTAACACCTTGTGGTGATACTGTCAAACAAGGAGTTTATACCACAGAAACTAAGCAAAAATCCACTGATGCTGATTTATTTTATACAACTTTATCACCGCAACAGTCAGTCAAACAAATATCATCTTTCACTCATAATCAAGACAGTATCCATAGACCATCATCATCACATATAGCAACTATTCATAAACCAAACTGTGTAGATGATTTATCAGATACTaacatttctttgaaaaataaaagcAGATTTGAGTCAATGTGCTTTGACAGGGATATTGTAAAGAAAGGAATTGAATTGGATGTAGAAAAACAGGATATTTATGAAACAAATAGAAAAACCAATGAAATATATTCAGTTTCCAAATTTGCCTCCAAAAATCAAGATCTCAGTTTTTTGTCGTATTTTGATGTTACAGAATCAGAAACTCAGGCAGTTCCTCAAACATGTGATAATCAATATATCTGTGATAAAAATGACGTGCCATTTGATGTTTATATGCAATTTATGtgtaaaaaagcaaaaataacGTATGATAATGAAATAGACAGTTCATTAGTATGCAATGAAACCATGCCTGATGTGGATGAATCTCAACCCTTCTACAGACAAACGCAGGAATTTGTTGTGTTAGAAGATAGTGGCATTGACAACAATTACAAAGAAATGGAAATATCTGATGATGAAGAGATTGGAATTGACATTAACTTCCAGAAATCTGTTCCTCATTTTGAGAGAAAGACATCAGTTTCACCATGTTTATCAGAAGGATTTTCACCTATAATAGACACAGAAGAATTTTCACTCTCAGATGAAGACTCTCAAAACAACAGTGGACCACATTTTGAAAAAATTCAGGCAATAATAGAACAAAAAAGTCAGACAAATTCTTCTTCAAGTAACTACTTCATGAAAATAGATCAAACTTTTAGTAAAAACATAACTGTGGCAGTAGATAGTAGACTTAATGAAAAATCAGAAGATTTGATGGAAGATCAACATGAAATGCCATCCATTTATATGCCAAAGAAATTGTTTGCATTAGACAGTGTTAAAAGTGAAAACAACCCTTTCTTAGACAATGATAACATTTCTAAGGAATATTCAGCAACAAATTTTGAAGACAGTTGTGATTTACCTAATGAAATATTGTCAAGTTCAAACTCCACAAGTACTAACTACAAACCCAAACACAGTTCATTTAATTCAAATTCTATCACATCAAATACTTATTGGGTCGCTCAGAGTTCTGATGAAATGTTAGATTTTAATTCTAAAAACAGCCAACAAATTCCAAACCAGCATTGCAACGAAACTGATTCTCATGGTATTAGTATGTCAGAAACTTATGAGTTACTAGAAGTGTCAGATACAGATAATGTCTGTAAAGATGTTGATATTGGTGAAAGACAAGTAGGCCATTCATCGCCTCCATCATCAACAGTGAGATCAGATGCAGAACTGTTCTCTCCTGAAGGAGACAGTGAATTGAAAGAAGTTCAAACCCAAGTAACAAAAAATGACAGTGATTCAACAAATTTAGTTACTACACCATGTTCCAAAGGAAAAATTATCACCACTGAAGATTGTTTTTCTCCTGATGGTGATTCAGAACTCAGAAATGTACAATTGGATTGTAAAACTTGGATAGAAATGACAGATCCTGTCTCTG GGACTAAATTGTATGTCAATACAAGAAGTGGACACAGTGTTAAATCAACAGAATGGACACCTCCAGAGGACAGCATTCAACATCAAACAG GTAATCAATACACACCTGTTCATACGGGAAGAAATATTCCAGCTTTATCTCCTAAATCCAGTAAATCATTAAAGAGCTTGATGGATCAACATTTATCTAAGGATGATGATGATCTAGGTTCTATTAAGTGGAAGAATACAGATCAGATTAATGGTG aaaCACGTAAAGTAGAGGATCTGTTTAAAGAATGGGAAAATCCTGTTTTTAATATGCCAGcaaag AGCATGCCAACAACACAGATAAGTCACATGACCAGAGCAAGTACCAAAGCTCATCAAGCATTGAATCCATATGTCTTTGATAAGGATATGTTACAGAATTTTAAG GTACTTGGACAGGTTGATAACAAGTTTATTGCATGTTCATTGCAAATAGGAG AAAGCAGCTCCAGTGATAAAGAAATGCTGTGTTTGATTGATCAACATGCAGCTCATGAAAGGGTCCGACTTGAAACTTTCACCAAAG AGGCCTATGTTGTGCAGGATGGTGAAAAGACGATATGTTATACAGAACTTGTATCAGATGAAGAACTGACCTTTCCTGAACAGGTTATTAGAGTAATCACATCTTTTACTGAAGAATTTAGTAGAATAG GTATAAGATTTTCATCAGATAAGAAGAACCGAGATAGTATAAAGCTACATACAGTTCCCTCATGTTTTGTACAGAAAGATCAGAGCAGTGGGAAGATCAGAAAAGACACATCAGCAATAAAAGCTGCAGAG GTTTTAATAAAAGAATATGCTGAG GTTTTACAAGATACCAGAGGTTCACGAGGAAGAATGCCAAACACTATACATAAAGCACTCTGTTCACAAGCTTGTCATG